Proteins co-encoded in one Erwinia sp. genomic window:
- the metL gene encoding Bifunctional aspartokinase/homoserine dehydrogenase 2 (ID:JIFNMEKO_03451;~source:Prodigal:2.6), with translation MYQSEGVAHARELHKFGGSSLADACCYQRVAQIMVTHSHPGDLMVASAAGSTTNQLISWITLSQKDRLAAYQVQQTLRRYQIALIESLVSVEAAAELKKALIQSLEKIATLIDGPMSNAIYAEIVGQGEVWSARLMATLLSELGIPAHWLDARDFLYAERAAQPQIDEELSRPGLQQLIKQHDACRLVITGFICRNQTGETVLLGRNGSDYSATQIGALAEASRVTIWSDVAGVYSADPRKVNDACLLPLLRLDEASELARLAAPVLHSRTLQPVAGSGIDLELRCSYQPEQGATRIERILASGNGARIVTSHDDVCLLELYVPSEENFVALQHEAEQLLQRAQLRPLATGIHADRHLLQFCFTAELIESAEKCLVEGALPGKCITRGGLALVAMVGAGVCRNPLDSHRFWQQLKSQPIEFIWQSEEAISLVAVLRSGPTENIIRGLHQSLFSAKKQIGLVLFGKGNIGSRWLELFAREQETLSARTGCEFVLAGITDSKSALLDHDGIDTSQALTLFANNAQPRDDEILFSWMRNHPFDDLVILDVTASESLTDLYLDFASHGFHVVSANKLAGASDGNQYRQIRDAFAKTGRHWLYNATVGAGLPVNHTVRDLQDSGDTILSISGIFSGTLSWLFLQYDGLTPFSELVEQAWQQGLTEPDPHVDLSGQDVVRKLVILAREAGYDIEPGQVRVESLVPKAAQDVDESLDDFFENASNLNELMQQRFDEAREQGLVLRYVARFDAQESKARVGVEAVPEDNPLAALLPCDNVFAIESRWYRDNPLVIRGPGAGRDVTAGAIQSDLNRLAQLL, from the coding sequence ATGTACCAGTCTGAGGGTGTTGCACACGCACGAGAGTTGCATAAATTTGGTGGCAGCAGCCTGGCTGATGCTTGTTGTTATCAGAGGGTGGCACAGATCATGGTGACGCACAGTCATCCGGGGGATCTGATGGTTGCCTCTGCAGCAGGTAGTACGACAAATCAGTTAATCAGCTGGATTACACTCAGTCAAAAGGATCGGCTGGCCGCTTATCAGGTGCAACAGACATTGCGGCGTTATCAAATTGCTTTGATAGAGAGCCTGGTCTCTGTAGAAGCAGCAGCAGAACTGAAAAAGGCATTAATTCAATCACTGGAGAAAATCGCAACCCTGATTGATGGTCCGATGAGCAATGCAATCTATGCCGAGATAGTGGGACAAGGGGAAGTCTGGTCTGCACGCTTAATGGCTACACTTCTCAGTGAACTCGGGATCCCGGCCCACTGGCTGGACGCGCGAGATTTTCTTTACGCAGAGCGTGCAGCTCAGCCTCAAATTGATGAAGAGTTATCACGGCCAGGTTTGCAACAACTGATAAAGCAGCATGATGCATGCCGTTTAGTTATCACCGGTTTTATTTGCCGGAACCAGACGGGAGAAACTGTGCTCCTGGGTCGCAATGGTAGTGATTACTCAGCAACACAAATTGGCGCACTGGCAGAGGCATCACGTGTAACAATCTGGAGTGATGTGGCTGGTGTATATAGTGCTGATCCGCGGAAAGTGAATGATGCTTGCCTGTTACCCTTATTACGCCTGGATGAAGCCAGTGAATTAGCACGTCTGGCTGCACCCGTACTCCATTCACGTACGTTGCAACCCGTAGCGGGAAGTGGTATCGATTTGGAGCTTCGTTGCAGTTATCAGCCAGAACAGGGGGCAACACGTATTGAACGGATCCTGGCATCCGGCAATGGCGCAAGAATTGTCACCAGTCATGATGATGTTTGTCTGCTGGAGCTGTATGTTCCTTCAGAAGAAAATTTTGTTGCTTTGCAGCATGAAGCAGAACAACTTCTGCAGCGTGCGCAATTGCGGCCACTGGCAACGGGTATCCATGCAGATCGCCACCTGTTGCAATTTTGTTTCACCGCTGAGCTGATAGAGAGTGCTGAAAAATGTCTGGTTGAAGGCGCATTGCCAGGCAAATGTATTACCCGCGGTGGATTAGCCTTAGTGGCAATGGTGGGAGCCGGTGTTTGCCGTAATCCACTCGACAGCCACCGCTTCTGGCAACAGCTGAAATCACAACCGATAGAGTTTATCTGGCAGTCTGAAGAGGCTATCAGTCTGGTGGCGGTTTTACGGTCTGGTCCGACGGAAAATATTATACGGGGGTTACACCAGTCACTATTCAGCGCCAAGAAGCAAATCGGTCTGGTGTTGTTTGGCAAAGGCAACATCGGTTCGCGTTGGCTGGAGTTATTCGCTCGTGAGCAGGAAACACTCTCTGCACGTACCGGATGTGAATTTGTTCTGGCCGGGATTACCGACAGTAAATCTGCCTTACTGGATCATGATGGTATTGATACCAGCCAGGCACTCACGCTGTTTGCTAATAATGCACAACCTCGTGATGACGAGATACTTTTTTCCTGGATGAGGAATCATCCTTTTGATGATTTGGTGATCCTTGATGTCACCGCCAGCGAGTCACTGACTGATCTTTACCTCGACTTTGCCAGCCATGGGTTCCATGTCGTCAGCGCAAACAAACTCGCCGGGGCATCGGATGGTAATCAGTATCGGCAAATTCGTGATGCATTTGCTAAAACTGGACGACACTGGTTGTATAACGCGACCGTAGGTGCCGGGTTGCCAGTCAATCACACAGTAAGAGACCTGCAGGATAGCGGCGACACTATTTTATCAATCAGTGGCATTTTCTCAGGCACGCTGTCGTGGTTATTTTTGCAGTACGATGGCCTAACACCGTTCAGTGAGCTGGTGGAACAGGCATGGCAGCAGGGATTGACTGAGCCCGATCCGCACGTTGATCTGTCAGGGCAGGATGTGGTGCGTAAATTAGTCATTCTGGCACGTGAGGCAGGTTATGACATTGAACCAGGCCAGGTTCGTGTCGAATCACTGGTCCCTAAAGCTGCACAGGATGTTGATGAATCGCTGGATGACTTTTTTGAGAATGCCAGTAATTTGAATGAGTTGATGCAGCAGCGGTTTGATGAGGCGAGAGAGCAAGGTTTGGTGCTACGTTACGTAGCGCGCTTTGATGCACAGGAGAGTAAAGCGCGGGTTGGAGTAGAAGCAGTACCGGAAGATAATCCATTAGCGGCGTTGCTGCCCTGTGATAATGTTTTTGCTATTGAAAGCCGCTGGTATCGTGATAATCCATTAGTGATTCGTGGTCCGGGTGCTGGCCGGGATGTGACAGCAGGGGCAATACAGTCTGATCTGAATCGGCTGGCCCAGCTGTTGTAG
- the metF gene encoding 5,10-methylenetetrahydrofolate reductase (ID:JIFNMEKO_03452;~source:Prodigal:2.6), which yields MSFFHANQREALNQNLAELGGQFNVSFEFFPPRTSEMETTLWNSIDRLSSLRPKFVSVTYGANAGERDRTHSIIKAIKERTGLEAAPHLTCIDTSRDALRDIAQDYWNNGIRHIVALRGDLPPGGGKPEMYGADLVSLLKEVGDFDISVAAYPEVHPEARSAQADLINLKRKIEAGANRAITQFFFDVENYLRFRDRCVTAGIDVEIVPGILPVSNFKQLQRFAAMTNVRVPGWMTSMFDGLDNDAETRMMVGANIAMDMVKILSREGVKDFHFYTLNRAEMSYAICHTLDVRPVAAVA from the coding sequence ATGAGTTTTTTCCACGCCAATCAGCGCGAAGCCCTGAATCAAAATCTGGCAGAATTGGGGGGGCAATTTAATGTCTCTTTTGAGTTTTTTCCTCCCCGCACCAGTGAGATGGAAACCACACTGTGGAACTCAATTGATCGCCTCAGTAGCCTGAGACCCAAATTTGTTTCTGTGACCTATGGCGCTAATGCAGGTGAACGGGACAGGACACATTCAATCATCAAAGCGATAAAAGAGCGCACCGGCTTAGAGGCAGCTCCTCATCTTACTTGTATTGATACGTCGCGGGACGCGTTGCGCGATATCGCTCAGGATTACTGGAACAATGGTATTCGACATATTGTTGCTTTACGTGGTGATCTTCCTCCGGGTGGTGGAAAACCGGAAATGTATGGAGCAGACCTGGTCAGCTTACTGAAAGAGGTGGGTGATTTTGATATTTCCGTCGCGGCTTATCCTGAAGTGCATCCGGAAGCCAGGAGTGCCCAGGCGGATTTAATCAACCTGAAACGTAAAATAGAGGCCGGAGCCAACCGGGCTATTACACAATTTTTCTTTGATGTTGAAAACTATCTCAGATTCCGTGATCGTTGCGTAACGGCGGGTATTGATGTGGAAATTGTACCGGGCATTTTACCTGTTTCAAATTTTAAACAGTTGCAACGTTTTGCCGCGATGACCAATGTACGGGTACCGGGATGGATGACATCAATGTTTGACGGGCTGGATAACGATGCTGAAACGCGAATGATGGTTGGTGCCAATATTGCGATGGATATGGTAAAAATTCTCAGCCGTGAAGGCGTGAAAGATTTCCATTTCTATACACTTAATCGGGCAGAAATGAGCTATGCCATTTGCCACACGCTCGATGTGCGGCCTGTTGCTGCAGTGGCATGA
- a CDS encoding hypothetical protein (ID:JIFNMEKO_03453;~source:Prodigal:2.6), which translates to MEALSFTEQTNQVSQNYEVKITEATINHISRVYPLSINYHDVTPYKKVTLKYPMKLYNSQGISYSTWEDKAY; encoded by the coding sequence ATGGAAGCTTTATCTTTTACAGAACAAACCAATCAGGTCAGTCAGAATTACGAAGTAAAAATAACGGAAGCCACCATTAATCATATTTCCCGTGTTTACCCACTCTCTATAAATTACCATGATGTTACGCCATATAAAAAGGTTACATTAAAATATCCCATGAAATTATATAATAGCCAGGGCATCAGCTATAGCACATGGGAAGACAAGGCTTATTAA
- the ppc gene encoding Phosphoenolpyruvate carboxylase (ID:JIFNMEKO_03454;~source:Prodigal:2.6): MNEQYSAMRSNVSMLGKLLGDTIKGALGENILDRVEDIRKLSKSSRAGNEADRQALLSTLQNLSNDELLPVARAFSQFLNLTNVAEQYHTISSKGEGANHPDILANAFERLKQHNDLNEATIREAIESLSLELVLTAHPTEITRRTLIHKLVEVNSCLKQLDHNDLSEYEHAQIMRRLRQLVAQAWHTDEIRKYRPTPIDEAKWGFAVVENSLWEGVPDFLRELNEQLENAFGMQLPVDFVPVKFTSWMGGDRDGNPNVTAEITRHVLLLGHRKATEMFLRDIGVLVSELSMSECTDDIRELCGNPDAKEPYREIMKKLRAQLTSTQAYLERRLKGENLPKPADLLTNNEQLWQPLYACYQSLQACGMGMIANGQLLDTMRRVKCFGVPLVRIDLRQESTRHTKALAEITRYLGLGDYESWSEADKQAFLIRELNSKRPLLPKNWQPSAETEEVLATCRVAAEVPQGSIAAYVISMAKTPSDVLAVHLLLKEAGITFSLPVAPLFETLDDLNNANDVMSQLLSIDWYRGFIHGKQMVMIGYSDSAKDAGVMAASWAQYQAQDALIKTCEKAGIALTLFHGRGGTIGRGGAPAQAALLSQPPGSLKGGLRVTEQGEMIRFKFGLPEVTISSLALYTSAILEANLLPPPEPEAEWCQIMDQLSKDSCAMYRGYIREHQDFVPYFRSATPELELAKLPLGSRPAKRRPTGGVESLRAIPWIFAWTQNRLMLPAWLGAGAALQKATEAGHQDQLETMCRNWPFFSTRLGMLEMVFSKANLWLAEYYDQRLVDPSLWILGKQLRDQLDSDIKTVLTIANDAHLMADQPWIAESIALRNVYTDPLNVLQAELLFRSRLAESQGKETDANVEQALMVTIAGVAAGMRNTG; this comes from the coding sequence ATGAACGAACAATATTCCGCAATGCGAAGTAATGTCAGTATGCTCGGCAAACTACTCGGCGATACCATTAAAGGCGCGCTGGGTGAGAATATTCTTGATCGGGTGGAAGATATTCGCAAATTATCGAAATCATCGCGTGCGGGTAACGAAGCCGATCGTCAGGCGTTACTCTCTACATTGCAAAATCTGTCCAATGATGAACTTCTGCCAGTCGCTCGCGCCTTCAGTCAGTTTCTCAATCTGACCAACGTTGCGGAACAGTATCATACTATCTCTTCAAAAGGTGAAGGGGCCAATCATCCTGACATCCTGGCCAATGCTTTCGAGCGCCTGAAGCAGCACAACGATTTAAACGAAGCTACCATCCGCGAAGCAATTGAATCCCTCTCACTGGAGCTGGTACTCACTGCGCATCCGACCGAAATCACGCGCCGGACACTGATCCATAAACTGGTCGAGGTCAATAGTTGCCTGAAACAACTTGACCACAATGATCTGTCTGAGTACGAACATGCACAGATTATGCGTCGTCTGCGCCAGCTGGTAGCCCAGGCATGGCATACTGACGAGATACGTAAGTATCGTCCTACGCCTATTGATGAAGCCAAATGGGGATTCGCTGTTGTTGAAAACAGTCTGTGGGAAGGTGTGCCAGATTTTCTGCGTGAGCTGAATGAACAGTTAGAAAATGCGTTTGGCATGCAGCTACCGGTTGATTTTGTGCCAGTGAAATTTACCTCATGGATGGGGGGAGACCGCGATGGTAACCCGAACGTCACTGCTGAAATCACGCGCCATGTCTTGCTGCTGGGACACAGAAAAGCCACGGAAATGTTTTTACGTGATATAGGGGTACTGGTATCAGAATTATCCATGTCAGAATGCACCGATGATATTCGCGAATTATGTGGTAACCCCGATGCAAAGGAACCTTACCGTGAGATCATGAAAAAACTGCGTGCTCAGCTCACCAGCACACAGGCCTACCTTGAGCGTCGGCTAAAAGGAGAGAACCTTCCTAAACCTGCTGATCTGCTCACTAACAATGAACAGCTATGGCAACCGTTGTATGCCTGTTATCAGTCGCTGCAGGCCTGTGGTATGGGTATGATCGCTAACGGCCAGTTACTGGATACCATGCGACGGGTTAAATGTTTCGGTGTTCCACTGGTACGCATTGACTTACGTCAGGAGAGCACCCGGCACACTAAGGCCCTGGCTGAAATCACCCGTTATCTTGGCCTTGGTGATTATGAAAGCTGGTCTGAAGCCGACAAACAAGCTTTTCTTATTCGTGAGCTCAACTCTAAACGCCCTTTGCTACCGAAAAACTGGCAACCCAGCGCAGAGACAGAAGAAGTACTGGCAACCTGTCGGGTTGCTGCAGAAGTGCCGCAGGGTTCAATTGCCGCCTATGTTATCTCCATGGCAAAAACGCCATCAGATGTTCTGGCCGTTCATTTATTGTTAAAAGAAGCGGGGATTACATTTTCTTTGCCTGTCGCACCATTATTTGAAACCCTCGATGACCTGAACAATGCTAACGATGTGATGAGCCAGCTGCTAAGTATTGACTGGTATCGTGGTTTTATTCATGGCAAACAGATGGTGATGATTGGTTACTCTGATTCAGCGAAAGATGCCGGGGTAATGGCCGCCAGCTGGGCGCAGTATCAGGCGCAGGATGCCCTGATTAAGACCTGTGAAAAAGCAGGTATTGCCTTAACCCTGTTCCATGGACGTGGTGGCACTATCGGTCGTGGTGGTGCTCCGGCTCAGGCAGCCCTACTGTCACAGCCACCGGGCAGTCTGAAGGGTGGATTACGCGTCACAGAACAAGGTGAGATGATTCGCTTTAAATTTGGACTACCGGAAGTGACAATCAGCAGCCTGGCACTCTACACCAGTGCTATTCTTGAGGCTAATCTACTGCCACCTCCTGAACCTGAAGCCGAATGGTGCCAGATTATGGATCAACTCTCTAAAGACAGTTGCGCTATGTATCGTGGCTATATCCGGGAACATCAGGATTTTGTGCCCTATTTCAGATCAGCCACTCCTGAGCTGGAGCTGGCAAAATTACCACTGGGTTCACGCCCGGCTAAACGTCGCCCGACCGGTGGTGTAGAATCACTGCGCGCTATTCCATGGATTTTTGCCTGGACACAAAATCGTCTGATGCTGCCCGCCTGGCTTGGTGCCGGAGCCGCACTACAAAAAGCGACGGAGGCAGGTCATCAGGATCAACTGGAAACCATGTGCCGCAACTGGCCATTTTTCTCTACCCGCCTGGGTATGCTGGAAATGGTGTTCTCTAAAGCTAACCTCTGGCTGGCTGAATATTACGATCAACGACTAGTTGACCCTTCTTTGTGGATACTCGGCAAACAGCTGCGTGACCAACTGGATTCAGATATCAAAACAGTCCTGACTATCGCTAATGATGCCCACCTGATGGCAGATCAACCGTGGATTGCAGAATCTATTGCCCTGCGTAACGTTTATACTGACCCACTTAATGTCTTACAGGCTGAATTACTGTTCCGTTCACGACTGGCGGAATCACAAGGTAAGGAAACTGATGCCAATGTTGAACAGGCGCTAATGGTCACTATTGCAGGTGTCGCAGCGGGAATGCGTAATACCGGCTAA
- the argE_5 gene encoding Acetylornithine deacetylase (ID:JIFNMEKO_03455;~source:Prodigal:2.6) gives MNIDTILTQGLSTVKTKLPSFIELYGELIATPSISATDQALDQSNEKLINLLAGWFRDLNFNVEVQPVPGTRHKFNLLASSGEGSGGLLLAGHTDTVPFDDGRWTRDPFTLTEHDNKLYGLGSADMKGFFAFILDALRDIDVTRLQKPLYILATADEETTMAGAKYFSESTSIRPDCAIIGEPTSLKPVRAHKGHLSQVIRIQGQSGHSSDPGRGVNAIELMHEAITELMGLRATLQNRYHHNDFVIPYPTMNFGHIHGGDAANRICACCELHMDIRPLPGLTLNDLEGLLTDALAPVSSRWPGRLTIGELHPPIPGYECSREHQLVQVVEKLLGTQTEVVNYCTEAPFIQQVCPTLVLGPGSIEQAHQPDEYIDMAFIRPTHELLTQVIHHFCQPSHDL, from the coding sequence ATGAATATTGATACTATCCTAACGCAAGGGCTGTCAACAGTGAAGACAAAATTACCTTCTTTTATCGAACTGTATGGAGAATTAATCGCTACTCCCTCTATCAGTGCAACAGATCAAGCGCTTGACCAAAGCAATGAAAAATTAATTAACCTGTTGGCGGGTTGGTTTCGTGATTTGAATTTTAACGTGGAAGTACAACCCGTGCCGGGAACGCGGCATAAATTTAATCTGCTGGCCAGCAGCGGCGAGGGTAGCGGAGGACTCTTACTGGCAGGACATACCGACACTGTACCTTTCGATGACGGGCGCTGGACTCGTGACCCGTTTACCCTGACTGAGCACGATAATAAGCTGTATGGTCTGGGTAGTGCTGATATGAAGGGTTTCTTCGCTTTCATCCTTGATGCATTACGTGACATCGATGTTACCCGGTTACAAAAACCGCTCTACATTCTGGCTACTGCCGATGAAGAAACCACCATGGCCGGCGCAAAATATTTTTCTGAGAGCACCTCAATCAGACCGGACTGCGCGATCATCGGTGAACCCACCTCACTCAAACCAGTCAGGGCACACAAAGGCCATCTTTCTCAGGTTATTCGCATTCAGGGGCAATCGGGTCATTCCAGTGACCCCGGCCGCGGCGTCAATGCCATTGAACTAATGCACGAAGCCATTACTGAGTTAATGGGGTTAAGGGCAACGTTACAGAATCGCTATCATCATAATGATTTCGTCATTCCTTACCCAACCATGAATTTTGGCCATATCCATGGTGGTGATGCCGCTAATCGTATTTGCGCATGCTGCGAGTTACATATGGATATCCGTCCACTTCCGGGACTGACACTTAATGATCTTGAAGGATTATTAACAGATGCCCTTGCACCTGTAAGTTCACGCTGGCCGGGTAGATTAACCATCGGGGAACTGCATCCTCCTATTCCCGGCTATGAGTGTTCCCGTGAACATCAGTTAGTTCAGGTTGTGGAAAAATTACTCGGCACCCAAACTGAAGTGGTCAACTATTGTACCGAGGCTCCATTCATCCAGCAGGTTTGCCCTACCCTGGTGCTGGGTCCAGGTTCGATTGAGCAAGCACATCAGCCAGATGAATACATTGATATGGCGTTTATTCGGCCAACACATGAGTTACTGACTCAGGTGATTCACCATTTTTGCCAGCCATCGCACGACCTGTAA
- the argC gene encoding N-acetyl-gamma-glutamyl-phosphate reductase (ID:JIFNMEKO_03456;~source:Prodigal:2.6), which yields MRQRALTPTIVTEKGVSAMLNTLIVGSSGYAGVELASYLNRHPQIHLSALAVSAQSPDAGKLLSDLHPQLKGIVDLPLQPMSNVDDFCRDVDVVFLATAHEVSHDLVPQFLNAGCVVFDLSGAYRVNNPDFYTQYYGFSHQHADWLEKAVYGLAEWQAAGIRTAQLIAVPGCYPTAAQLALKPLIEADVLEASHWPVINATSGVSGAGRKASVTTSFCEVSLQPYGLFTHRHQPEIASHLGIPVIFTPHLGNFPRGILATTICRLKTALSREAVTDIFHRAYHDKPLIRLYQQGVPSIKGVAGLPFCDIGFAIQGEHLIIVSAEDNLLKGASSQAIQCLNIRFGFPETESLI from the coding sequence GTGCGTCAGCGCGCATTAACTCCGACTATAGTAACAGAAAAAGGTGTCAGTGCGATGTTGAATACCCTAATTGTCGGTTCCAGTGGTTATGCTGGTGTCGAACTTGCCAGTTACTTAAATCGTCATCCGCAGATACATCTCAGTGCATTAGCGGTGTCGGCACAAAGTCCGGATGCAGGTAAATTGTTGTCAGACTTACATCCACAACTGAAAGGGATTGTCGATCTTCCGTTGCAGCCAATGAGTAATGTGGATGATTTTTGTCGTGATGTCGATGTTGTCTTTTTGGCAACGGCACATGAAGTTAGCCACGACCTGGTTCCTCAGTTCCTCAATGCAGGGTGTGTGGTATTTGACCTTTCAGGTGCTTATCGGGTTAATAACCCTGATTTTTATACCCAATATTATGGTTTTTCGCATCAGCATGCTGACTGGCTGGAAAAAGCAGTTTATGGGTTGGCTGAATGGCAGGCCGCAGGGATACGAACCGCACAGCTTATCGCGGTACCTGGCTGTTACCCAACAGCTGCGCAACTGGCGCTGAAGCCGCTGATTGAAGCTGACGTGTTGGAAGCATCTCACTGGCCTGTGATCAATGCAACCAGTGGCGTCAGTGGCGCCGGACGTAAAGCGTCGGTCACCACCAGCTTTTGTGAAGTCAGTCTGCAACCTTATGGCCTGTTTACCCATCGTCATCAGCCAGAGATCGCTTCCCATCTTGGTATTCCGGTTATCTTTACGCCGCATCTGGGTAACTTCCCGCGTGGAATTTTGGCGACTACCATCTGTCGCCTGAAAACTGCGCTGAGTCGGGAAGCCGTCACTGATATTTTTCACCGTGCTTATCATGATAAACCTCTGATCAGGCTATATCAGCAAGGGGTACCTTCCATTAAAGGGGTGGCAGGGTTACCTTTCTGTGATATTGGTTTCGCCATACAGGGTGAGCACCTGATCATTGTTTCAGCGGAAGATAATTTGCTGAAAGGAGCGTCATCTCAGGCAATTCAGTGTTTGAACATTCGTTTTGGTTTCCCGGAAACCGAGTCACTTATTTAA
- the argB gene encoding Acetylglutamate kinase (ID:JIFNMEKO_03457;~source:Prodigal:2.6) — MKNPLIVKLGGVLLDSEEALEKLFAALVNWRQSHQRPLILMHGGGCLVDELMHKLSLPVIKQNGLRVTPPDQIDIITGALAGTANKTLLAWAKKSGLNAVGLCLADGNSVEVTRLDPALGHVGQATSGSPELLNMLLAAGFLPVISSIGITADGEKMNVNADQAATALAATLGADLILLSDVSGILDAERQRIAEMTADRAEQFIADGVITDGMIVKVHAALDAARTLRRSVDIASWRDAEHLPALFNGVSIGTRILA; from the coding sequence ATGAAAAATCCACTGATAGTAAAACTGGGTGGGGTGCTGCTGGACAGTGAAGAAGCACTGGAAAAGCTCTTCGCCGCGTTGGTGAACTGGCGTCAGTCGCATCAGCGTCCTTTGATTCTGATGCACGGCGGGGGATGTCTTGTTGATGAATTAATGCATAAACTGTCGCTACCGGTGATTAAGCAGAATGGCTTACGGGTCACTCCGCCAGATCAGATTGATATTATCACCGGCGCACTGGCGGGTACCGCTAATAAAACGTTACTGGCCTGGGCTAAAAAATCAGGCCTGAATGCAGTGGGTTTGTGTCTTGCTGATGGCAACAGTGTAGAAGTGACACGGCTGGACCCTGCCCTGGGGCATGTGGGTCAGGCAACTTCCGGCTCTCCTGAGTTGCTAAATATGTTGCTCGCGGCAGGTTTTCTTCCTGTGATAAGCTCGATTGGCATCACCGCAGATGGTGAAAAAATGAACGTAAATGCTGATCAGGCCGCAACAGCATTGGCTGCAACACTCGGTGCTGATTTAATTCTTCTTTCAGATGTCAGCGGCATTCTTGATGCGGAGCGCCAGCGTATTGCTGAAATGACTGCAGACAGAGCCGAACAATTTATCGCCGATGGGGTGATTACCGATGGCATGATTGTTAAAGTACATGCTGCACTCGATGCTGCCCGTACTCTTCGACGTTCTGTCGATATCGCCAGCTGGCGTGATGCTGAACATCTCCCTGCTCTTTTCAAT